A window of the Lactuca sativa cultivar Salinas chromosome 5, Lsat_Salinas_v11, whole genome shotgun sequence genome harbors these coding sequences:
- the LOC111889457 gene encoding uncharacterized protein LOC111889457, with protein sequence MDETSKASSGKEEEVIKKKYGGIVPKKPPLISKDHERAYFDSADWALGKQGVEKPKGPLEALRPKLQPTQQQTRYRKSPCAPTDGEDGNSTPASDDGSMNE encoded by the exons ATGGACGAGACATCTAAAGCTTCATCAGGGAAGGAG GAAGAAGTCATCAAGAAGAAGTATGGAGGCATTGTGCCAAAAAAGCCCCCACTCATTTCCAAG GATCATGAACGGGCTTATTTTGATTCAGCTGATTGGGCTCTCGGAAAG CAAGGTGTAGAGAAGCCCAAAGGACCTCTCGAGGCACTTCGGCCTAAACTACAG CCAACTCAACAACAAACAAGATATAGGAAATCTCCTTGTGCACCAACAGATGGAGAAG ATGGAAACAGTACGCCAGCCTCGGATGATGGGtctatgaatgaatga
- the LOC111889406 gene encoding protein ROOT PRIMORDIUM DEFECTIVE 1, protein MTRVLQRFICKTQVSSHLIQLQFGPFNSTTQRRWKKPAVTAQTRLEDRTRDLKLDNLMTNLRKLSLILSFHSLMSGRRRGPFVSVQIMSRWNRIVGLNVPIGGFLRKYPHVFDVFPHPVKRNICCKLTSKMTLLLQEESNAIRDMESDTVNRIKKLLMISITGTLHIHALRLIKRELGLPDDFRESILSKYSEFELVDLEIVKLIDRDGVPEDLKVAEVEKWREREYKEKWLSEFETKYAFPINFPTGFKIKAGFKPKLKEWQRLPYVKPYEQKESFRASSCGGIERFEKRAVGILHELLSLTVEKMIEVERLAHFRRDFGIPVNVREVILKHPGIFYISTKGSTQMLFLREAYCKDCLVSPNPVYIVRRKMLDLVLMRRRNTRDLTSRPRDVKESVAGDWNGGGDLEGDFVISNLENFDDDNDDNEDDQ, encoded by the coding sequence ATGACAAGGGTTCTACAGCGATTCATATGCAAAACCCAGGTGTCATCTCATCTCATTCAACTCCAATTCGGGCCTTTCAACTCCACCACACAACGTCGATGGAAGAAACCAGCAGTCACTGCACAAACCCGCTTGGAGGACAGAACCAGAGACCTGAAGCTCGACAACCTCATGACTAATCTCCGTAAACTCAGCTTAATCCTAAGCTTCCACAGCCTCATGTCTGGTCGTAGAAGAGGACCCTTTGTTTCTGTTCAAATCATGTCTCGTTGGAACAGAATCGTTGGTCTAAATGTACCAATTGGTGGGTTCCTCCGAAAATATCCCCATGTGTTCGACGTATTTCCTCACCCAGTTAAGCGAAACATTTGTTGTAAATTAACTTCTAAAATGACTCTCTTGCTTCAAGAAGAAAGCAACGCGATTAGAGATATGGAATCAGACACTGTCAATCGGATCAAGAAACTTCTAATGATCTCTATCACAGGTACTCTCCATATCCATGCTTTAAGGTTAATCAAAAGGGAACTCGGTTTACCTGATGATTTCCGTGAATCGATTCTTTCAAAGTACAGCGAATTCGAGTTAGTAGATCTGGAAATAGTGAAATTAATCGACAGAGATGGTGTTCCTGAAGATTTAAAGGTAGCCGAAGTGGAGAAATGGAGGGAGAGAGAGTATAAAGAGAAATGGTTGAGCGAATTCGAAACCAAATACGCGTTTCCGATCAATTTCCCAACAGGATTCAAAATCAAAGCGGGATTCAAACCAAAATTGAAGGAATGGCAAAGACTTCCTTACGTTAAACCCTATGAACAAAAGGAGTCTTTTAGGGCTTCGAGCTGTGGAGGGATTGAGCGATTTGAGAAGCGAGCTGTTGGGATTCTTCATGAGCTTTTGAGTTTGACAGtggagaagatgattgaagttgAAAGATTAGCACACTTTCGTAGAGATTTTGGTATTCCAGTTAATGTTCGTGAGGTTATTCTGAAACATCCCGGAATCTTCTACATATCGACAAAGGGTAGCACTCAGATGCTGTTTCTTAGAGAAGCTTATTGTAAAGATTGTCTTGTTTCACCGAATCCTGTTTATATTGTTCGGAGGAAAATGTTGGATCTTGTTTTGATGAGACGTCGGAATACCAGAGATTTGACAAGTCGACCAAGGGATGTGAAGGAGAGTGTTGCTGGTGATTGGAATGGAGGTGGCGACTTAGAGGGTGATTTTGTAATTtcaaatttagaaaattttgatgatgataatgatgataatGAGGATGATCAGTAG